The following are encoded in a window of bacterium SCSIO 12643 genomic DNA:
- a CDS encoding DegT/DnrJ/EryC1/StrS family aminotransferase: protein MVKFLDLQKVNAQYHQELKEAANRVIDSGWYLLGEELNQFESDYAKFCNTQYALGVANGLDALRLIFRAYIEMGVMNHGDEVIVPANTYIASVLAVTDNNLIPVFVEPNESTYNLNSAKIEEKITSKTKAILAVHLYGQISIDHNMLALAEKYGLKVVEDGAQSHGAEWNGKISGGIGDVTGHSFYPGKNLGALGDAGAVTSNDKELMNVISALRNYGSHVKYENMYQGYNSRMDEMQAAFLNVKLKYLKDDIDARRSVANFYLTNINNEKLVLPTVLSEVGHVWHLFVIRISNREEFQKYLLDHKVSTIIHYPIPPHKQKAYSNYKDQSYPLTEKLHNEVLSLPMSGVLSKDELELVVDTINNY, encoded by the coding sequence ATGGTTAAATTTTTGGATTTACAGAAAGTAAATGCACAATATCACCAGGAATTAAAGGAAGCAGCAAATAGAGTAATTGATTCAGGGTGGTATTTATTAGGAGAAGAGTTGAATCAATTTGAGTCTGACTATGCCAAATTTTGTAATACTCAATATGCTTTGGGTGTGGCGAATGGTTTAGATGCTTTACGTCTGATTTTTAGGGCTTATATTGAGATGGGAGTAATGAATCATGGAGACGAGGTTATTGTTCCTGCAAATACTTATATCGCTTCGGTATTGGCTGTTACGGATAATAATTTGATACCAGTATTTGTAGAACCTAACGAAAGTACCTACAATCTTAATAGTGCTAAAATTGAGGAAAAAATTACTTCAAAAACTAAGGCAATTTTAGCTGTTCATTTATATGGACAAATATCCATAGATCATAACATGTTAGCTCTTGCGGAGAAATATGGACTGAAGGTGGTTGAAGATGGTGCCCAGTCACATGGTGCCGAGTGGAATGGAAAAATATCAGGTGGTATAGGAGATGTTACAGGGCATAGTTTTTACCCAGGTAAAAACTTAGGAGCGCTCGGTGATGCTGGAGCGGTAACTTCGAATGACAAGGAATTGATGAATGTAATTTCGGCTTTAAGGAATTATGGATCGCATGTTAAATATGAAAATATGTACCAGGGATATAATTCTAGAATGGACGAAATGCAAGCTGCATTTCTTAATGTGAAATTGAAATACCTAAAAGATGATATTGATGCAAGAAGAAGCGTGGCAAACTTTTATCTGACAAATATTAATAATGAAAAGCTTGTGTTGCCTACAGTATTGAGTGAAGTAGGTCACGTTTGGCATTTATTTGTTATTCGAATATCAAACAGAGAAGAATTTCAAAAATATCTGTTGGATCATAAGGTGAGTACTATTATTCACTATCCAATACCACCACATAAACAAAAAGCGTATAGTAATTATAAAGATCAAAGCTATCCTTTAACAGAAAAACTACACAATGAAGTCTTAAGTTTACCAATGAGTGGGGTCTTGAGTAAAGATGAGTTGGAATTGGTAGTAGATACTATTAACAATTATTGA